One Palaemon carinicauda isolate YSFRI2023 chromosome 5, ASM3689809v2, whole genome shotgun sequence DNA window includes the following coding sequences:
- the LOC137640528 gene encoding pancreatic triacylglycerol lipase-like: protein MLRSWLIGLAAIFLVKWHVSGSLSTTSLRLDVLASFLGKKVEFNTSFPLLDLYSTFGNLGSLDDVRFLTWTRSNPADNEHYNLQLGNLTNLALSPFEPTAPTHIIFHGYSDNGKNSWILGAKNALLQLHECNVISVDWNTLVVQPWYRQAVANSFKIANYTAGLIDWLNEETGLKPSQIHIVGHSLGAHAAGFTGKYTRCGQIARITGLDPAGPLFYFKDDEHRIDKSHAAYVDVIHSNSGQLIQGCYGLFEPVGHADFYPNGGRHQPGCVIGNVTIIDDWQDLIHNCSHARATDFWIESISEMDPTRMFTAWPCRDYECYVGGLCTSCGPQGCPRMGFHVDRSIRGTFYLRTREEPPYAQGDEQ from the exons ATGCTGCGGTCATGGCTTATTGGATTGGCTG CCATTTTTTTGGTTAAATGGCACGTGTCTGGGAGCCTCTCCACCACCAGCCTTCGCTTGGACGTACTCGCCAGCTTCCTTGGAAAAAAGGTCGAATTTAATACCAGTTTCCCTCTACTGGACTTATACAGCACGTTTGGTAACTTGGGTAGTCTCGATGATGTTCGCTTTTTGACATGGACGAG GTCAAACCCTGCCGATAATGAGCATTATAATCTCCAGTTAGGAAACCTCACTAATTTGGCTCTTTCGCCTTTTGAGCCCACAGCCCCAACGCATATTATCTTCCATGGTTATTCTGACAATGGCAAAAATAGCTGGATATTAGGAGCCAAGAATG CTTTGCTACAATTACACGAATGCAACGTCATTTCTGTCGACTGGAACACATTGGTGGTCCAGCCTTGGTACAGACAAGCTGTGGCTAATTCGTTCAag ATTGCAAACTATACAGCTGGCTTGATAGACTGGTTGAATGAAGAAACTGGCTTAAAACCTTCTCAAATCCACATTGTGGGCCACTCCCTTGGGGCCCATGCTGCTGGTTTTACTGGCAAGTACACGAGATGTGGTCAGATTGCTAGAATCACAG GATTGGACCCCGCTGGACCTCTGTTTTATTTCAAAGATGATGAGCACCGGATTGATAAATCTCATGCTGCTTACGTTGACGTCATCCATTCAAACAGTGGACAGCTTATCCAG gggTGTTACGGCTTGTTTGAACCCGTGGGTCACGCAGATTTCTACCCAAACGGAGGAAGGCACCAACCTGGATGCGTTATTGGTAATGTCACAATCATAGACGACTGGCAGGACTTGATTC ACAACTGCAGCCACGCAAGAGCAACAGACTTTTGGATTGAGAGCATTTCCGAAATGGACCCTACGAGAATGTTTACTGCCTGGCCTTGCAGGGACTACGAGTGTTACGTCGGTGGTCTCTGCACGTCTTGCGGTCCACAAGGTTGTCCTCGTATGGGATTCCACGTTGACAGGAG TATTCGAGGAACTTTTTATCTGAGGACAAGGGAAGAACCACCTTATGCTCAAGGAGATGAACAGTAG